A section of the Mesorhizobium loti genome encodes:
- the lptG gene encoding LPS export ABC transporter permease LptG — MMGWTLGRYFFFRYVTITIWFFLGLLALVFLIDFTELSGRTTGLPGFTYGTAVAISGLRMPMIMLQTVPFVGLFSAMATLVSLNRRYELVIARSAGVSAWQFLLPCCIGALLFGFVSVGLINPLAAHAFSLSEQIETQLRSGKSNTVSADAAPWIRQKTGSGDTIIGARAILNQGLEMADAVFFVLDQQGNIVERKDAARAYLRDGYWDLQDVKTFKNGTIQPAASDRVPTNLKPEFVQERLARPETIPFYDLPGKIEVARSFGLKANAFAMQFDSLVALPFLLVAMTLIAATVSMRFARMGQSATMILGGVVAGFLLYVVSVLVKAFGVAGFVPTAIAAWVPVVVAMFFGVTFLLYKEDG, encoded by the coding sequence CTGATGGGCTGGACACTGGGCCGTTACTTCTTCTTCCGTTACGTGACGATCACGATCTGGTTCTTCCTGGGCCTGCTGGCGCTGGTGTTCCTGATCGATTTCACAGAACTGTCCGGCCGCACCACCGGCCTGCCCGGCTTCACCTATGGAACGGCCGTGGCCATTTCGGGCCTTCGGATGCCGATGATCATGCTGCAGACGGTGCCGTTTGTCGGCCTGTTCTCGGCGATGGCAACGCTGGTGTCCCTCAACCGCCGCTACGAGCTGGTCATCGCGCGTTCCGCCGGCGTTTCCGCCTGGCAATTCCTTTTGCCATGCTGCATCGGAGCATTGCTGTTCGGCTTCGTGTCGGTCGGGCTCATCAATCCGCTGGCCGCGCACGCCTTCTCCTTGTCCGAGCAGATCGAGACCCAGTTGCGCTCCGGCAAATCGAACACGGTTTCGGCCGATGCCGCTCCCTGGATTCGTCAGAAAACCGGCTCTGGTGACACCATCATCGGTGCGCGGGCCATCCTCAACCAGGGTCTGGAGATGGCCGACGCCGTCTTTTTCGTCCTCGACCAGCAAGGCAATATCGTCGAGCGCAAGGATGCCGCGCGTGCCTACCTGCGGGACGGTTATTGGGACTTGCAGGACGTAAAGACCTTCAAGAACGGCACCATCCAGCCCGCCGCGAGCGATCGTGTGCCGACCAATCTGAAGCCGGAATTCGTGCAGGAGCGGCTGGCGCGCCCGGAGACCATTCCATTCTACGACCTGCCCGGAAAAATCGAGGTTGCCCGTTCCTTCGGCCTCAAGGCAAATGCCTTTGCCATGCAGTTTGATTCGCTGGTGGCGTTGCCGTTCCTCCTCGTCGCCATGACGCTGATTGCGGCAACAGTTTCAATGCGATTTGCGAGGATGGGACAATCGGCAACGATGATTCTGGGTGGCGTCGTTGCCGGGTTTCTGCTTTATGTCGTTTCTGTGCTGGTGAAGGCATTCGGCGTGGCGGGGTTCGTGCCGACTGCCATAGCCGCCTGGGTGCCAGTTGTGGTAGCTATGTTCTTCGGGGTGACTTTCCTGCTATACAAGGAAGACGGCTAG
- a CDS encoding LPS-assembly protein LptD has product MREAFLPSNRQARLARLYAASALACLLACGVPLPAFAQDVGDVATKVPSGSQMLLAADTLEYNNDNQTVTAIGGVQIDYGGNRLVAQKVVYNRNTKRMVASGNVEIVNSDGTKINSQHIDITDDFADGFVNALRVETVDKAYFAAESAERMGGVLTTFHNGVYTACEPCEDKPDKAPTWRVKARKIIWNGEKKTVRFENANFEFFGFPLAYLPAFEIADPTVKRKSGFLIPSISYNSHLGYSVKVPYYFALSPTYDLTVSGSGYTKQGFLGEAEWRQRFNNGQYSLKMAGIQQQDPDAFIDSAGRNVDSGAAGDPNKFRGMMGTQGQFAINERWNFGWDVLLQTDKNFSNTYNIDKYNAAVHQSSVYLTGLNGRNYFDVRAMHFEVQENTLNGNPAARSGQQPWVLPSLDYAYIPDASIAGGQLSMNVNTRVIRRDDLDEAFETPYNAGTPVQRVRGIAGESSRLTAEAEWKRSFITDDGLVLTPLLALQGDVDYLNASSGSLAAVNQMATNLGQQDNMRSSFARYMATAGLEMRWPMLFSMASGSSHVIEPMAQVFLRPNEQYVGGLAVPNEDAQSMVFDATTLFERDKFSGYDRVEGGSRANVGFRYSGSYINGWGTNAIFGQSYQIGGDNSFAAPDLVNVGAYSGLQDTKSDYVGLFGINSPNGFAASISGRFDEQSFEVRRAEVKAAYSGLPVSLSAKYAFIQAQPLYGFTTDRHEVTLGASTHLAENWRVFGTGTYDLQESLLVKDGIGFAYNDSCFTYLMTYSQSRDLNTREVTQSIGFNLSFRTLGDFGSSTSAIDTIQ; this is encoded by the coding sequence GTGAGGGAGGCGTTTTTGCCCAGCAACAGGCAGGCCAGGTTGGCGCGCCTCTATGCGGCGAGCGCCTTGGCGTGCCTGCTTGCCTGCGGCGTTCCATTGCCTGCGTTCGCGCAGGACGTCGGCGATGTGGCGACCAAGGTTCCGTCCGGCTCGCAGATGCTGCTCGCGGCCGATACGCTCGAGTACAACAACGACAACCAGACCGTGACCGCTATCGGCGGGGTCCAGATCGACTATGGCGGCAACCGCCTCGTCGCCCAGAAGGTCGTATACAACCGCAACACCAAGCGGATGGTTGCCAGCGGCAATGTCGAAATCGTCAACAGCGACGGCACCAAGATCAATTCGCAGCATATCGATATCACCGACGATTTCGCCGACGGCTTCGTCAATGCGCTTCGCGTCGAAACCGTAGACAAGGCCTATTTCGCCGCCGAAAGCGCCGAGCGCATGGGCGGCGTGCTGACCACCTTCCACAATGGTGTCTACACCGCCTGCGAGCCGTGCGAGGACAAGCCCGACAAAGCGCCTACCTGGCGCGTGAAGGCCAGGAAGATCATCTGGAACGGCGAAAAGAAGACGGTTCGCTTCGAGAATGCGAATTTCGAGTTCTTCGGCTTTCCGCTCGCCTACCTGCCGGCTTTCGAGATCGCCGACCCGACGGTGAAGCGCAAGAGCGGTTTCCTGATCCCCAGCATCAGCTACAACAGCCACCTGGGATACAGCGTCAAGGTTCCCTACTATTTCGCACTTTCGCCGACCTATGACCTGACGGTGTCGGGAAGCGGCTACACCAAGCAGGGCTTCCTCGGAGAGGCCGAGTGGCGGCAGCGCTTCAACAATGGCCAATACAGTTTGAAGATGGCCGGCATCCAGCAGCAGGATCCCGACGCCTTCATCGACAGCGCTGGCCGCAACGTCGATTCCGGCGCCGCGGGCGACCCGAACAAGTTCCGCGGCATGATGGGCACGCAGGGACAGTTCGCGATCAACGAACGCTGGAATTTCGGCTGGGACGTGCTGCTGCAGACAGACAAGAACTTCTCCAACACCTACAACATCGACAAGTACAATGCCGCCGTCCATCAGTCGTCGGTCTACCTGACCGGTCTCAATGGCCGTAACTATTTCGACGTGCGTGCCATGCATTTCGAGGTCCAGGAAAATACGCTCAACGGCAATCCGGCGGCACGCAGCGGCCAGCAGCCCTGGGTGCTGCCCTCGCTGGATTATGCATATATCCCCGATGCGTCCATCGCGGGCGGTCAGTTGTCGATGAACGTCAATACGCGGGTGATCCGCCGCGATGATCTCGATGAGGCTTTCGAGACGCCATACAATGCCGGCACGCCGGTGCAGCGCGTACGCGGCATCGCAGGCGAGTCCAGCCGTCTCACGGCCGAAGCGGAATGGAAGCGGTCATTCATCACCGACGACGGCTTGGTGCTGACTCCGTTGCTGGCGCTGCAGGGCGATGTGGACTACCTCAACGCGTCGTCTGGATCGCTCGCCGCCGTCAACCAGATGGCGACGAATTTGGGCCAGCAGGACAACATGCGTTCGTCGTTTGCCCGTTACATGGCAACAGCGGGCCTCGAAATGCGTTGGCCGATGCTGTTTTCGATGGCCAGCGGGTCGAGCCATGTCATCGAGCCGATGGCGCAGGTATTCCTGCGTCCGAACGAACAGTATGTCGGCGGCCTCGCCGTCCCGAATGAAGACGCCCAGAGCATGGTGTTCGATGCAACCACGCTCTTCGAACGCGACAAGTTCTCCGGTTACGACCGCGTGGAAGGCGGTTCGCGCGCCAATGTCGGCTTCCGCTATTCCGGCTCCTATATCAACGGCTGGGGTACCAATGCGATTTTCGGCCAGTCCTACCAGATTGGCGGGGACAACTCCTTCGCGGCGCCGGATCTGGTCAATGTCGGCGCCTATTCGGGCCTTCAGGACACCAAGTCCGACTATGTCGGCCTGTTCGGCATCAACAGCCCGAACGGATTCGCGGCTTCCATCAGCGGTCGCTTCGACGAGCAGAGCTTCGAGGTTCGCCGCGCCGAGGTGAAGGCCGCCTATTCAGGCCTGCCGGTGTCGTTGAGTGCCAAATACGCCTTCATCCAGGCCCAGCCGCTCTATGGCTTCACGACCGACCGTCATGAGGTGACGCTGGGTGCGTCCACCCACCTTGCCGAGAACTGGCGCGTTTTCGGGACAGGAACCTACGACCTGCAGGAAAGCCTGTTGGTCAAGGATGGGATCGGCTTCGCCTACAACGATTCCTGCTTCACCTATCTGATGACGTACTCGCAGTCGCGTGACCTGAACACCAGGGAAGTGACACAGAGCATCGGCTTCAATCTGTCGTTCCGCACCCTCGGCGACTTCGGCTCGTCGACCAGTGCGATCGACACCATCCAGTAG
- a CDS encoding peptidylprolyl isomerase: protein MLMMRKYLFSAGFALLVAATSVSMTVMTPPAFASEIKYVVNDIPITSGDIAHRAAFLKLQHKKGGDAAQEMIDQTLRLAEARRLGIRISDAQVEAAYQRFASGNKMQLSQLDGVMEKSGVTKEHFKEFIRAQMAWNQALSARYRSGEGGSVTEQDAVRRMLDKGGAKPSATEYMLQQVIFVVPAAERSATLAKRKREADAMRARFNGCNTTREFAKGLIDVTVRDLGRVLAPQLPPDWAEQIKATKVGGATVTRETERGVEFIGICSSREVSDDKTAQMVFQSEGSNDKAADDLSKKYVDELKAKARIVKR from the coding sequence ATGCTAATGATGAGGAAATACCTCTTTTCAGCAGGGTTCGCGCTGCTTGTGGCGGCGACATCCGTGTCGATGACCGTCATGACGCCCCCGGCCTTCGCCAGCGAGATCAAATACGTCGTCAACGACATACCAATCACGTCAGGCGATATCGCGCATCGTGCCGCCTTCCTGAAACTGCAGCACAAGAAGGGGGGCGACGCCGCCCAGGAAATGATCGATCAGACGCTGCGTCTTGCCGAGGCCAGGCGGCTTGGCATCCGCATCAGCGACGCGCAGGTCGAGGCAGCCTATCAGCGCTTTGCTTCCGGCAACAAGATGCAACTCAGCCAGCTCGACGGCGTCATGGAAAAATCCGGAGTCACCAAGGAACACTTCAAGGAGTTCATCCGCGCCCAGATGGCCTGGAACCAGGCCTTGAGCGCGCGCTACCGTTCCGGAGAAGGCGGCAGCGTGACCGAGCAGGACGCGGTCAGGCGCATGCTCGACAAGGGTGGGGCCAAGCCAAGCGCCACCGAGTACATGCTGCAGCAGGTCATCTTCGTCGTGCCGGCCGCCGAACGCAGCGCGACGCTGGCCAAGCGCAAGCGCGAGGCTGACGCCATGCGCGCCCGCTTCAACGGCTGCAACACGACGCGCGAGTTCGCCAAGGGCCTGATCGACGTCACCGTTCGCGATCTGGGCCGGGTGCTGGCGCCGCAACTGCCGCCGGACTGGGCCGAGCAGATCAAGGCCACCAAGGTTGGCGGCGCCACTGTCACGCGCGAAACCGAGCGCGGCGTCGAGTTCATCGGCATCTGCTCGTCGCGCGAAGTGTCCGACGACAAGACTGCCCAGATGGTGTTCCAGAGCGAAGGCTCCAACGACAAGGCGGCCGACGATCTCAGCAAGAAATATGTAGACGAGCTGAAGGCGAAAGCCCGCATCGTCAAGCGCTGA
- the pdxA gene encoding 4-hydroxythreonine-4-phosphate dehydrogenase PdxA has translation MNALALSVGDPSGIGPEIAITAFLAREAVGLPAFYLLADPALIASRASHLGVSVPIVETTPAQTAQVFVDSLPIVSLAARFIDSPGRPNPANAAGTIEAIDRAVAACLAGDAAAMVTCPIAKKPLYDAGFRFPGHTEYLAHLAARHGGVEVTPVMMLAGPDLRTVPVTIHIALAEVPKSLTTELIVATARITATDLASRFGIARPRLAIAGLNPHAGEGGSMGQEDERVVRPAVDILRAEGIDAFGPLPADTLFHARARAGYDVALCMYHDQALIPAKALAFDEAVNVTLGLPFIRTSPDHGTAFDIAGKGIARPDSLIAALKLARRLADIDNKAAAA, from the coding sequence ATGAACGCGCTGGCGCTTAGCGTTGGCGATCCGTCCGGCATCGGCCCCGAAATCGCTATCACCGCCTTCCTGGCGCGCGAGGCAGTCGGCTTGCCTGCCTTCTATCTCTTGGCTGATCCGGCGCTGATCGCATCGCGGGCAAGCCACCTCGGCGTGTCGGTGCCGATCGTCGAGACAACGCCGGCGCAAACGGCGCAAGTTTTCGTCGATAGCCTGCCGATCGTTTCACTGGCCGCCCGGTTCATCGACAGCCCCGGCAGGCCGAATCCGGCCAATGCGGCCGGCACCATCGAGGCGATCGACCGCGCGGTCGCCGCCTGCCTCGCTGGCGACGCCGCTGCCATGGTCACCTGCCCTATCGCCAAGAAGCCGCTCTACGATGCCGGCTTCCGCTTTCCCGGCCATACCGAATATCTGGCGCATCTGGCGGCCCGGCACGGTGGTGTCGAGGTGACGCCGGTCATGATGCTGGCAGGCCCTGATCTGCGCACCGTTCCCGTCACCATCCACATCGCGCTGGCCGAGGTGCCGAAGTCCCTGACCACCGAATTGATCGTGGCGACCGCGCGCATCACCGCCACAGACCTCGCCAGCCGCTTCGGCATCGCCAGGCCGAGGCTTGCCATTGCCGGCCTCAATCCGCATGCTGGCGAAGGCGGCTCCATGGGCCAGGAAGACGAACGTGTGGTGCGCCCGGCGGTCGACATCCTGCGCGCCGAGGGCATCGATGCTTTCGGGCCTCTACCGGCCGACACGCTGTTCCATGCCCGGGCGCGGGCGGGCTATGATGTCGCGCTGTGCATGTATCATGATCAGGCCTTGATCCCGGCCAAGGCGTTGGCTTTCGACGAGGCGGTCAACGTCACGCTCGGCCTGCCCTTTATCCGCACGTCGCCCGACCATGGCACGGCCTTCGACATCGCCGGCAAGGGCATTGCACGGCCCGATAGCCTGATCGCCGCGTTGAAGCTCGCCAGACGGCTCGCCGACATCGACAACAAGGCCGCGGCCGCATGA
- the rsmA gene encoding 16S rRNA (adenine(1518)-N(6)/adenine(1519)-N(6))-dimethyltransferase RsmA, translated as MSIDGLPPLRDVIERHGLQAKKALGQNFLLDLNLTGKIARSAGDLTSTAVIEVGPGPGGLTRALLSNGARRVVAIERDERCLAALAEVSAHYPGRLEVISGDALKTDFAVLAAAAGGDDGTVRIVANLPYNIGTELLVRWLTVMDWPPFYASMTLMFQREVAQRIVAAPGSDAYGRLGVLAGWRTQARIAFDVPPQAFTPPPKVTSSVVHLEPRATPLPTDVKKLGRVTEAAFGQRRKMLRQSVKSLGGEALLERAGIDPTRRAETLSVEEFVRLTNAV; from the coding sequence ATGAGCATCGACGGGCTGCCGCCGCTGCGCGATGTCATCGAGCGCCATGGGCTGCAGGCGAAAAAGGCGCTCGGCCAGAATTTCCTGCTCGATCTCAATTTGACGGGCAAGATCGCACGCAGCGCCGGCGACCTGACAAGCACCGCGGTGATCGAGGTTGGTCCGGGGCCTGGCGGCCTGACAAGAGCGCTGCTTTCCAACGGCGCCCGTCGGGTTGTCGCCATTGAGCGCGACGAGCGCTGCCTGGCGGCACTGGCCGAAGTCTCCGCTCACTATCCCGGTCGGCTGGAGGTGATTTCAGGCGACGCGCTGAAGACCGACTTCGCCGTCCTCGCCGCGGCAGCAGGCGGAGATGATGGCACGGTGAGGATTGTGGCCAACCTGCCCTACAATATCGGCACGGAATTGCTCGTCCGCTGGCTGACTGTTATGGACTGGCCGCCCTTCTACGCCTCGATGACGCTGATGTTCCAACGTGAGGTGGCCCAGCGCATCGTCGCCGCGCCTGGCAGCGATGCCTATGGCAGGCTTGGCGTGCTGGCCGGCTGGCGCACGCAAGCCAGGATCGCCTTCGACGTGCCGCCCCAGGCCTTCACGCCGCCGCCCAAGGTCACCTCTTCGGTGGTGCATCTGGAGCCGCGCGCGACACCCCTGCCCACTGACGTGAAGAAACTCGGCCGCGTCACCGAAGCCGCGTTCGGCCAGCGCCGAAAGATGTTGCGGCAGAGCGTGAAAAGCCTGGGCGGCGAGGCCTTGCTTGAGCGCGCGGGCATCGATCCGACGAGACGCGCCGAAACGCTCAGCGTCGAGGAATTTGTACGCCTGACGAACGCGGTGTAG